The Symphalangus syndactylus isolate Jambi chromosome 23, NHGRI_mSymSyn1-v2.1_pri, whole genome shotgun sequence genome has a window encoding:
- the ENPP4 gene encoding bis(5'-adenosyl)-triphosphatase ENPP4 isoform X1, with protein sequence MKLLVILLFSGLITGCRSDSSSSLPPKLLLVSFDGFRADYLKNYEFPHLQNFIKEGVLVEHVKNVFITKTFPNHYSIVTGLYEESHGIVANSMYDAVTKKHFSDSNDKDPFWWNEAVPIWVTNQLQENRSSAAAMWPGTDVPIHNTISSYFMNYNSSVSFEERLNNITIWLNNSNPPVTFAALYWEEPDASGHKYGPEDKENMSRVLKKIDDLIGDLVQKLKMLGLWENLNVIITSDHGMTQCSQDRLINLDFCIDHSYYTLIDLSPVAAILPKINRTEVYNKLKNCSPHMNVYLKEDIPNRFYYQHNDRIQPIILVADEGWAIVLNESSQKLGDHGYDNSLPSMHPFLAAHGPAFHRGYKHSTINIVDIYPMMCHILGLKPHPNNGTFGHTKCLLVDQWCINLPEAIAIVIGSLLVLTMLTCLIIIMQNRLSAPRPFSRLQLQEDDDDPLIG encoded by the exons ATGAAGTTATTAGTAATACTTTTGTTTTCTGGACTTATAACTGGTTGTAGAAGTGACTCTTCCTCTAGTTTGCCACCTAAGTTACTACTAGTATCCTTTGATGGATTCAGAGCTGATTATCTGAAGAACTATGAATTTCCTCATCTCCAGAATTTTATCAAAGAAGGTGTCTTGGTAGAGcatgttaaaaatgtttttatcacaaaAACATTTCCAAACCACTACAGTATTGTGACAGGCTTGTATGAAGAAAGCCATGGCATTGTGGCTAATTCCATGTATGATGCCGTCAcaaagaaacatttttctgacTCTAATGACAAGGATCCTTTTTGGTGGAATGAGGCAGTACCTATTTGGGTGACCAATCAGCTTCAGGAAAACAGATCAAGTGCTGCTGCTATGTGGCCTGGTACTGATGTGCCCATTCACAATACCATCTCTTCCTATTTTATGAATTACAACTCCTCAGTGTCATTTGAGGAAAGACTAAATAATATTACTATATGGCTAAACAATTCGAACCCACCAGTCACCTTTGCAGCACTCTATTGGGAAGAACCAGATGCAAGTGGCCACAAATATGGACCtgaagataaagaaaacatgagcAGAGTGTTGAAAAAAATAGATGATCTTATCGGTGACTTAGTCCAAAAACTCAAGATGTTAGGGCTGTGGGAAAATCTTAATGTGATCATTACAAGTGATCATGGGATGACCCAGTGTTCTCAGGACAGACTGATAAACTTGGATTTCTGCATCGACCATTCATACTACACTCTTATAGATTTGAGCCCAGTTGCTGCAATACTTCccaaaataa atAGAACAGAGGTTTATAACAAACTGAAAAACTGTAGCCCTCATATGAATGTTTATCTCAAAGAAGACATTCCTAACAGATTTTATTACCAACATAATGATCGAATTCAGCCCATTATTTTGGTTGCCGATGAAGGCTGGGCAATTGTGCTAAATGAATCATCACAAAAAT tagGTGACCATGGTTATGATAATTCTTTGCCTAGTATGCATCCATTTCTAGCTGCCCATGGACCTGCATTTCACAGAGGCTACAAGCATAGCACAATTAACATTGTGGATATTTATCCAATGATGTGCCACATCCTGGGATTAAAACCACATCCCAATAATGGGACCTTTGGCCATACTAAGTGCTTGTTAGTTGACCAGTGGTGCATTAATCTCCCAGAAGCCATCGCAATTGTTAtcggttcactcttggtgttaacCATGCTAACATGCCTCATAATAATCATGCAGAATAGACTTTCTGCACCTCGTCCATTTTCTCGACTTCAGCTACAAGAAGATGATGATGATCCTTTAATTGGGTGA
- the ENPP4 gene encoding bis(5'-adenosyl)-triphosphatase ENPP4 isoform X2, producing the protein MKLLVILLFSGLITGCRSDSSSSLPPKLLLVSFDGFRADYLKNYEFPHLQNFIKEGVLVEHVKNVFITKTFPNHYSIVTGLYEESHGIVANSMYDAVTKKHFSDSNDKDPFWWNEAVPIWVTNQLQENRSSAAAMWPGTDVPIHNTISSYFMNYNSSVSFEERLNNITIWLNNSNPPVTFAALYWEEPDASGHKYGPEDKENMSRVLKKIDDLIGDLVQKLKMLGLWENLNVIITSDHGMTQCSQDRLINLDFCIDHSYYTLIDLSPVAAILPKINRTEVYNKLKNCSPHMNVYLKEDIPNRFYYQHNDRIQPIILVADEGWAIVLNESSQKCDHGYDNSLPSMHPFLAAHGPAFHRGYKHSTINIVDIYPMMCHILGLKPHPNNGTFGHTKCLLVDQWCINLPEAIAIVIGSLLVLTMLTCLIIIMQNRLSAPRPFSRLQLQEDDDDPLIG; encoded by the exons ATGAAGTTATTAGTAATACTTTTGTTTTCTGGACTTATAACTGGTTGTAGAAGTGACTCTTCCTCTAGTTTGCCACCTAAGTTACTACTAGTATCCTTTGATGGATTCAGAGCTGATTATCTGAAGAACTATGAATTTCCTCATCTCCAGAATTTTATCAAAGAAGGTGTCTTGGTAGAGcatgttaaaaatgtttttatcacaaaAACATTTCCAAACCACTACAGTATTGTGACAGGCTTGTATGAAGAAAGCCATGGCATTGTGGCTAATTCCATGTATGATGCCGTCAcaaagaaacatttttctgacTCTAATGACAAGGATCCTTTTTGGTGGAATGAGGCAGTACCTATTTGGGTGACCAATCAGCTTCAGGAAAACAGATCAAGTGCTGCTGCTATGTGGCCTGGTACTGATGTGCCCATTCACAATACCATCTCTTCCTATTTTATGAATTACAACTCCTCAGTGTCATTTGAGGAAAGACTAAATAATATTACTATATGGCTAAACAATTCGAACCCACCAGTCACCTTTGCAGCACTCTATTGGGAAGAACCAGATGCAAGTGGCCACAAATATGGACCtgaagataaagaaaacatgagcAGAGTGTTGAAAAAAATAGATGATCTTATCGGTGACTTAGTCCAAAAACTCAAGATGTTAGGGCTGTGGGAAAATCTTAATGTGATCATTACAAGTGATCATGGGATGACCCAGTGTTCTCAGGACAGACTGATAAACTTGGATTTCTGCATCGACCATTCATACTACACTCTTATAGATTTGAGCCCAGTTGCTGCAATACTTCccaaaataa atAGAACAGAGGTTTATAACAAACTGAAAAACTGTAGCCCTCATATGAATGTTTATCTCAAAGAAGACATTCCTAACAGATTTTATTACCAACATAATGATCGAATTCAGCCCATTATTTTGGTTGCCGATGAAGGCTGGGCAATTGTGCTAAATGAATCATCACAAAAAT GTGACCATGGTTATGATAATTCTTTGCCTAGTATGCATCCATTTCTAGCTGCCCATGGACCTGCATTTCACAGAGGCTACAAGCATAGCACAATTAACATTGTGGATATTTATCCAATGATGTGCCACATCCTGGGATTAAAACCACATCCCAATAATGGGACCTTTGGCCATACTAAGTGCTTGTTAGTTGACCAGTGGTGCATTAATCTCCCAGAAGCCATCGCAATTGTTAtcggttcactcttggtgttaacCATGCTAACATGCCTCATAATAATCATGCAGAATAGACTTTCTGCACCTCGTCCATTTTCTCGACTTCAGCTACAAGAAGATGATGATGATCCTTTAATTGGGTGA